The sequence GGGTTCAAAGGGAAGCCCCCTGTcaaaggagagacggagagaggagccGCCTGGTCAAAGTCGAAGAAGCCCCTTCAAAAAGGGATGAGGAGAGCCCCATGGGGTCAAAGGGCAGAGCCCCGCGGGTTCTTTCAAAGGGAGAGCACCCCTGTTCAAAGGAGGGCCCCGTCAAAGGAGAGAGGCCCCCGGTCAAAGGGAGAGCCCCTGGTCAAAGGGAGAGAGCCCCCTGTCAAAGGGAAGAGGCCACGGTCAAAGGAGAGAGCCCCCTGGTCAAGGAGAGCCCCCGGTCAAAGGGAGAGCCCCCGGGTAAGGCGGAGAGCCCCGGTCAAAGGGAGAGCCCCCTGTCAAAGGAAGCCCGGTCAAGGAGAGCCCCTGTCAACAGGGAGAAGCCCCGTCAAAAAGAGAGCCCCCTGGTCAAGGAGAGCCCCTGGAAAGGGAGAGGAGCCCTGAGTCAAAGGGAGAGGCCCCTGGTCAAGGAAGCCCCCCGTCAAAGGGAGAGAGCCCTGGTCACACGGAGAGAGCCCTGTCAACGGATGAgcacttatatagggaatagaatggcAATTTGGGACAATCACAGCAGAGGTCATTGAAGTATTGTTCTCAGATGGTGGTGAAGGAAGGGTGTCCCCTTTAGGACTGGAGTAAGCTTTTAGTCTGACCTGTTATTCAGATGCAGGGTCTCAGCTTCATAGAGGGCTCTGAGCTCtgtcagctccctctctctctccctctctctctccttctctctctccttctctctctccttctctctctccttctctctctccttctctctctccttctctctctccttatggTCGTGGTCCAGATCCTGCAAGGAGAGAGGGcctagggtggaggagagaggaggtgagccCGGGGTGGAGGAGTGGGGTGGGGCGGAGGCAGAGCGGGGAGCAGGAAGGAGGTTGGTTGTAGAGTCACTGGGACGTAGAGATAGAGACACCACTGAACcacagtgggagaggagagaggaagactgaCGAGAGAACTCAGCTCTAAGCTCCCAGAGGTCCCTGTGGATGGGACAAACAACAATRATTATCAACTGGACTATATASCAGAAGTACGTCCAGAWTGGCACTCTAATCCCTATACAGTGRACTACTTTAGACCAGAGSCACAGGGCTCTTTTAACCagagctctagtcaaaagtagtgcactatatagggagtagggtgccactTCAGACACAACCGTAGAGATAGAGTTTTGAAGATACTGGTTTGAAATGTTTTCCAGGCATCAGTTTACCTGTCAGTGGCAGTCTTCATGGTGTGACAGTGTCGTCTCAGAGTGACCACATCTCCCCATATGGACATCAGATGACCCTGCCCCCGGTCTACATGACCGGTCAGTCGCTGAAGAAGGAAAGAKAGAAAAGAGGGGAcgagagacaggaagaagagatGGTCTGCATGATGAAACAGCTCCAGTAATTTAGGAAACATGAAACAAGAATGAAACACGTCTCCTATTCAGTCTGTCAATCAGTctacctccttctctttctgccaCTCCATCTCCCTCAGTCCCGCCTCCTCCACGGCTTTGGACCAATCAGTAGTCAGTTTGCAAAGGTCCTCTCTCAGTGCTTCATTTACCTGGCCTGATTGGCTGAGCTGGCCACGAAGGAGAGAGTTCAGATCTGCAGCCCTACAACTCCTGCTcacccaaacacaccaaaacacacccaaacacacccaaacacaccaaaacacacccaaccacacccaacacacccaaacacacccaaacacacccaacacaccccacacaccccaacacacccaaaacacaccaaaacacacccaaaacacactaaacacaccaaacacaccaacacacccaaacacaccaacacacccaaacacacccaaaacacaaacacagccaacacacccaaacacaccaaacacacacaacacacccaaacacaccaaacacacccaaacacaccaaacacccaacacaccaaacacacccacacaccccaaacacaccaaacacacccaaacacacccaaacacacaaacacacccaaaccacacccaaacacaccaaaaacacacccaaacacacccaaacacaccccacaacacaccaaacaacacaaacacaccacaaacacacccaaaacacaccaaacacacaacacaccaaacacacccaaGGAATTAACGCGTCACCATCTTGTCAAGACCTTTTATATTGATTGTGtcttaacaaaaataataataagtataTAGTTGTTTACGTGGGTGGGGGTTACAGGTTACTATTTACAAATTCCGTATTATTTAATAGGCAGTTCATATCATATTACATGTGAGCTGCCACTCGAAAGAAACAAACATTTAGAAAAGCGACATAAATACAAGTTGAAAAGTTTAACACAGTAGTATTAACAAACCGCTTTGGTCCGTGTGGACCTATTTGGGTTCTAAGCATGAACAGTTTAATGTCGGTATTTTATCAAACAGAGGAGGCGAGTAGAACACGGGGAACACGGCGAGGAGGAACACGGTGGACACGGCGAGTGAGAATAGGACACGGGGAACACGGCGAGTGAGAACACGGCGAGTCGAAGGAACACGCGTGGAAACACGGCGAGTGAGAACACGGGGAACACGGCGAGTGAGAACAGGGAACACGCGAGTGAGAACACGGGGAACACGCGCGAGTGAGAACACGGGGCAACACGGCGATGTGAGAACACGGGGTGGCTTTCTTTACCTTCGTAATAAAAAGCTAAATTGCTGTGTAATTCACATCTCTCCCAAATGAAGAAGCAGGAGAATATTTCATTGATTCATTTGGGTTCTGATTGTAATTCCCCAGTTTCAGATTCAATAGTTGCTATATCAgttaattgatcattactgcGTAGCTTGCTGGCCAGTAAACGACTGGGACGATTACCATGGAAGTAACGGTTGAGTCTAGCTCCATGGATGGCacattctgctctctgtcttttcAATAAATGAAGTTGTGTCTTAACTTTGGAAAGACGAACAGCTACCTGGTCTGATAAGAGTGTTTGTTGACAACGCTCTAACTCAGTTAACAACATTTCCAACTCTGACATTTTCTTTAARTGTGATTTATTCAACCCAGACGCAGTTCGAGCTTCTGTGTCTGTTTAACACAAATTGTCAGACATGATGTGTCCCACCCACCTCTGCTGTTCCTCCTCCAGCCTGATGAGGGCGCTCTCTAAGGAGTCACTGTGCTCATTCCTGATCCTCCTCTGCACAACAACAGAAGAAGACAAACCCTAAATTAACTGATATCACAGATGATCCATTATACTGACCTGATACTGRAGTGgctgctctaacaatggaaaaaatgatttacaaaatggaaggcagtcgggaggaggcgagatcaggtgggacaattctagccaatgagagagcAGATATaggtgtgaacaacaggcacaatggattccactagttaccacagccacaaattcAAAATGGCTACATCATAAAAagtcatgaaaacaaacatttgcttgtgtaactatgtgttgttgtatgtgtcgaactgctttgctttatcttggccaggtcgcaattgtaaatgagaacgtgttctcaatttgcctacctggttaaataaaggttaaataaaaaaaaaataaaaaaaaaaaattgtaggtcttaatttaaggttcggcgtaaggttagcagtgtggttagggtttaaaatcacattttaagaaaatacattgtagaaatagcaTGGGTTTCTGACTMTGTGTCTGTGGTACCTAGTGACGACCAGGCACAACGcagatataaagtgttttttctcaaagttgtcaAGATGTCACAattcctacttatatcagtacactcgtaacaacctaatcaTTACAAAActtatattcaatcaaataagccaCACATAGCAAATAAGCTATTAATTTTAAACAAATTCGATACTCTCTCATCTTATCGCTTGGTGAGCGAAacaacgccacctgctggaaaAGACAGATTTTGTTTTATCCCACTCgtgtcgcctcttcctctctgctgacaTGCAGATTCAATTAACTACAGCTTCATCAAGaactcccttgaaaaagagataTCTTCATGGGtttgacctggttaaataaagtattCATCAAATGATAGATTTCCCTCTAACCTCGCGTTTCAGGAGCTCTCMTTCTTCAGTCTTCACCTGGTATTCCAAACCCTGACAGCGATCCCGGTATTCCAGCACCTGACAACAGACCGTATGATCACAGTGTAAACAAGAGAGCAACAATTATTTTCATGTCCATGTTTAAGACCGTCAATTCTGCTCGGTCGCTGATCATTGACTGATGACTTTATGCTCTTAAAACATCGCCATAAACAAGTCCATTATAGCCCCACAGCGCCAACCCTTTAAACCCMGACCTTGTTCTGCAGTTTGTGGATGAGTAGAGCCTGCcgggcctccctctctctgccatctcGCATCTTCCTTCTCAACTCACTGTCCAGACgcagaggaacacacagggacgGGTCCAGGGACTGGGACAGCTAACCaggggggcagagacagagagttagttacactaccgttcaaaaagttTGGGTACTCAGAAAAGTCCTTTTTTTAAAGACAACACACTGGTTTTTgtcacattaaaataacatcaattgatcagaaTCCAGTGTAGACTTGTTAATGTTTGTAAATACTATTGTATAGCTTGGAAATCGAGTGGATGTTTTATGGATATATCTACAGGTAGGcccttatcagcaaccatcactcctgtgtttccaatggcacgttgtgttagctaatccaagtttatcattttaaaaggctaattgatcatagtaaaaccctttgcaattatgttagcacagctgaaaactgttgtgcttatttaagaagcaataaaactggccttctttagactagagtTGAGGATCTGcgagcatcagcgtttgtggtTCGAtacagctcaaaatggccagaaacaaagacctttcctctgaaactcgtcagtctattcttgttctgagaaattaagactattccatgcgagaaattgccaagaaactgacgtTCTCGCTACAACgcgtgtactactccttcacagaacagcgcaaactggctctaaccagaatttgaaagaggagtgggaggccccggtgcacaactgagcaagaagacaagcaCATTAGAGTGTGTTTGacaaacagatgcctcacaagtcctccaCTGGCagctttcattaaatagtacccgcaaaaccagTTTCTCATCGTCAACgtgaaaaggcgactccgggatgctgaccttctaggcagagttgcaaagaaaaagccatatctcagactggccaataaagataaaagattaagacgggcaaaagaacacagacactggacagaggcgAAGGTCTTGGAAAACAGTGTATGGACAGACGATCTAAAGTCTTGAGTTGGatacaaagaagaacattcgtgagattcagaaaaaatgaaaagatgctggaggagtggttgacgccatctgtcaagcatggtggaggcaatgtgatggtctgggggagctttggtggtggtaatgtgggagatttgtacagggtaaaagggatcttgccataccctgtggacggcgcttaattggagccaatttcctcttacaacaggacaatgacccaaagcacagctccaaactatgcaataactatttagggaagaagcagtcagctggtattctgtctataatggagtcaccagatctcaaccctattgagctgttatgggagcagcttgaccgtttggtacgtaagaagtgcccatcaagccaatccaacttgtgggaggtgcttcaggaagcacggggtgaaatctcttcagattacctcaacaaattgacaactagaatgccaaaggtctgcaaggctgtaattgctgcaaatggaggattctttgacgaaagccaCGTTTGAAGGACaccattatttcaattaaaaatcattatttataaccttgtcaacgtttaaaatatatttcctattcattttgtaactcatttcatgtatgttttcatagaaaacaaggaaatttctaagtgaccccaaacttttgaactgtagtgtatatgaGGCTGTTGTGTATTGGTAAATGGATTGAAAGTAGGGCTGTCCCTGGCTAAAacaaatcttggtcgaccgaaaGTTGTCTGTTCAAAATATttaaacaagtatttttccaTATGTACACACACCCTATgcgttttaaatcaaatcaactatatgcattgagcttgtctgatgctttaaggtTTGATGAAATGGGACAAATGCCTCAAGAGGatgccagagatctagataaccagaagagAAAATCCTTAACCCAACTATTCTCCTCTCACTTTCTCAgattgtaatttaaatggatttttatttggatttcatgtaatagacatacacaaaatagtccaaattggtgaagggaaATGAACAAAATAACTTGTTACAAAttgtggtgcgtgcatatgtattcaacctctttgctatgaagcccccaaATAAgttctggtgcaaccaattaccttcagaagtctcataattagttaaataaagttcacctgtgtgcaatttaagtatcacatgatctcagtatatatacacctgttctgaaaggccccaaagtctgcaacaccactaaacaaggggcaccaccaagcaaacggcaccatgaagaccaaggagctctccaaacaggtcagggacaacgttgtggagaaggacagatcggggttgggttataaaaaaatatcagaaactttgaacatcccacggagcaccattaaatccattattaaaaaaatggtaagaatatggcaccacaacaaacctgccaagagggccgcccaccaaaactcatggaccaggcaaggagggcattaatcagagaggcaacaaagagaccaaagataaccctgaaggagctgcaaagctccacggtggagattggagtatctgtccataggaccactttaagccgtacactcaacagagctgggctttacggaagagtgaccagaaaaaagccattgcttaaagaatcTTGTGTTGTATCAGTTGACCAGCCCATTGAAGGTGCAGAGCCCCAATGTGCAGTTATCAGAGACCACAACCTGACATATGTTATTCACTAAGTTTCTTTGCCATCTGTAGATGAGCAGCCAGCACATCTAAGTACGTCAACACTGGCCTCAATTGATCGTACATAGCCCTACTTGAAGCTTACAGACCCAGACTTCTGACGTACAGACCCATCTAGCATGTGTAACTAGGTCCCAACTGGATCAGTACTCATGGGCGGAAACCCGACACTTTGCAAGCCTACCTGTCTACTTTGGATACACTTGCACGGGGCGGCATTGACAGCATAGCAGCATTCGTCAAGACATCACATAGCCGATTTTGCAGTATAGGTCATCCTGTGAAGTACCCAGAGACTCTCCCCCTAACTGTACATTATTCCTCAAGTTTGTATGCAGCCGGCACAACCTGAACCTACCAGAAACACTGTATTCTCCTCTTAGTCTCATAGGAAGTACACGGAGCCTTCAACCACCCAGTGTAAAGTATCGTCGTCTTCTAGAGCTAAAAGACCCTCCAATTGACAAGTATAGTGTATTCATCCTTGAGATCAGTTTAGCCTCGATACTGAGTACAGCCCATTGACTCTTGCAAGATACCAACAGCTGCCCATTGATATAGTCTAACTGCCTCTCGCGGAGTGACACAGAACGCTCACAGCCACCCACTGCTGATATTCATGTACAAgtccatttgagacacagcccattgAAGGACAGGCGCACCAAGACTGCATCAAAGTCCAAAGTGCGTCCTACATTGATATTACATTACTATGAACTCAGCTCTTGAATATATACAATTCGCTTGAACCATGTGTACCTATTCTGAAGTACAGAGCCTCATTCGAAAATTCGTACCTCCATCCCATGATAGTTACTAAGCCCAGTTCTTCAGAGTTTAAGCGAGACTCCAATCTCGAGCATTTAGTATTTCATATAAGCCTCATTTGAAGTACAGCCCCAATTGTACAGAGTACAGAACTAAATTATgataagagaatgatttatttttcagcttttattttcatcgACATATCCAGCCTCGAGTAAGGTAGCAGCTCTCCACTAGGATAGTATACAGTGCCACAACTCTGCAATGTATATCATGTTGGTATCGTGTATGTGGCCTTTAGAAGACTCGCGATATGAGTTTTGTACGTGATCGACCGCCGATGATACGGTGAAGTCTATGTCCTTGTGTTGGGAGAGTACAGCTGAGCATAATTAGTCCACAAACGCCTTCAACACCAAAATAATAGGTGTAGTGTGAGTTGAGAAATTTGTGCAAAATATGGCCAAAGGTGATCCTTTGTCTACGTGCTGCGCTGACAGAGTGGTTAACTGGAGTCAGCTTTTGTAAGGGCCTCCTTAATCGCACACGCTTTCCTTGCATTCTGCACATAACTCTAGCGCTCGAATTCACTATAGCAGTTGGAAATGGGTTATAACTTGCTAGTTCGCTCGTAAATCGAGATACTTTAGCGTCCCAAAAAATACACTTGAGGCTCATTGATTGTCCTTAAGCCGATTTTACAAATACTTTATGAGAAGTAGATAAAAGTTATTGGAAAAAACATTAGTAAATGGCATACGATTGATATAGAGATAACGCAGTCCAATGTGGTGAGCCCTAAGCTTTTACCCACATTCTAGAGGGCCATCATGTACCTCGAGATATGTGGACTATGGACTATGTATCATGGTTTACGCAGAGAAGATTAGTGGTATGGAGCCTGATATGTCTATCTACCCATTCCTTCTCCCCCTGGGGACGGTCCGGTCTCCTAGGAATGCCATTGTCTAAGTTGTAAAGCGCCTCGAAGATGTGAATGAGCACCAGGGTCCgcgtcctgcagcaaagcaccgctaGCATACGTGACTGCCTATGCCACGCGCTTCTCCGTCGCGCATGTCACGTGGGTGATGAACGGTTTGTTGCTGTACGGCTTTGCAaggtctccccctttttctccaaaagcAGGTCTAAtcggtgttaatgctgagctgtaggtCGAATTGGTTTCATATGCCAAAACCTGAACAGCATTTCTCTTATAGATTTATGTTGTAGCATATTGTTCCAGAACGCTTCAAGTGGAGGTGCGACATTTCTCAAAGTAGTGTTGGTCTGCTCTGGTTGTTTCTCTCGCGGGTGTCGCAGTTACAAGACTTATGGGCGCTCTGGCATAGTCTTTTTTTATGACTAGTTGTGTTTTTTCGGGTACCTGGAGTTCTGTGCGTGTCCCTCTCCGCTAGTGTATGGCCATTGGTAAAGTAGTTGTGAGCGGTCAAGTAGTTGTGGGGTCGGCACGTATCGAGTGTGTTATGTCTATATGGTACAGTAGTCTGTGCGTTCTctctactgtggatatagatactttattTATATACTCGTTTCGCTCTCCAGCTCTTGTGGTACCATCTCATGCCTAAGTGTTCATGGTGTCTGCTTGGCAGGTCTTCCTTTGTGGCGCACTTGTGTACAAGTACTGGCACCCTTTTGGCATACGCAAGGTCAGTAA comes from Salvelinus sp. IW2-2015 unplaced genomic scaffold, ASM291031v2 Un_scaffold8392, whole genome shotgun sequence and encodes:
- the LOC112079541 gene encoding centrosome-associated protein CEP250-like produces the protein MLAVLCCRTRTLVLIHIFEALYNLDNGIPRRPDRPQGEKEWLSQSLDPSLCVPLRLDSELRRKMRDGREREARQALLIHKLQNKVLEYRDRCQGLEYQVKTEEXELLKRERRIRNEHSDSLESALIRLEEEQQRSCRAADLNSLLRGQLSQSGQVNEALREDLCKLTTDWSKAVEEAGLREMEWQKEKERLTGHVDRGQGHLMSIWGDVVTLRRHCHTMKTATDRDLWELRAEFSRQSSSLLSHCGSVVSLSLRPSDSTTNLLPAPRSASAPPHSSTPGSPPLSSTLGPLSLQDLDHDHKEREKEREKEREKEREKEREKEREKERERERERELTELRALYEAETLHLNNRSD